The genomic stretch agaggggaggcgaTGGAGAGGAGCGCTCCGTGGTTAGAGGATCTGCTGCCGTGAACGGAGGCGCCACTCCCCGATCGGGCGGTGCCGGCTTCGCGCCGGCCGCACCAGGTACGTCTCGCTTTCCGCCGGGAACGCGGTGGTTTTCTTGGTGGTTCCGATTGGCCGTGGCTCCTTGGTGGTGCTCTGTTTCTTCTTTTCTGTCGAGGAGGTACTGCAGCCCGTCGGATGGGGTCAGCAAGGTGGTGTTCGGGTGGCAGACCAACGAGGAGGTGCCCGAGATCGTCACGACCGGAGGTTAGATTTTTGATTCGTGCTACAATATTCCAAAGAGAAGGCCCGGCAGAAACAAGTCGGGATCGACGATTAATGCGTTGATCGTGGTTTCCGTCAACAAATGCTGTCTACTTAGTAGTTGCATATCGCCTTTTCTAATGCCAATCATAGTTAGTAGTTGCATATCGCCTTTTCTAATGCCGATCATAGTTAGTAGTTGCATATCACCTTTTCTAATGGTCAATCATCATAACAATAAAATTGATGTAAGAATCAATCCAAACCACAAATCCAATCAAATTTGTCTTTTATTCAAATCAGATGCAATATTGAGATTGATATGAAGCACAAAAGTAACTATGATTTGTGCTTCCAATAAAAAAACTCCCATCCTCCAACTCCCAACCCCCAACCCCTTCTTCCTTTCCCCTCTTTGTTGTCTCCCTAGAAAATTGCATTAAAAGCTCCACCCCTCCatcgattcaactgtctatacccTATTAATATAAGATTTGGAATGGTATATGGAATGTAGCAATCATTTAGGAGGGTTTCATTGGACTGTCGTCTAACTGAAGAGATTAACTTCAACGacatatttttaagtttttaagtcttataaacatatataaatatgcagAATTTAAATTTGGAGGCATAAATGTgaaaattacttttttttattgGCATTAATACTCTTTTAAGTGATTTATCATGATTGTAGGAATTTTAAGATACATTGGACTCTTTTTAAGTTCAAATTAAAATACGATAAATACGATTTTTAATGATTAATTTAAAGTTGTTTTGGGTGGATGTTACCAAAGGGATATTTATAGAGAACATATATGCAAAATTAAGATTCAGAGGAGCAGATACGTTAGTTCCGAACTCTGAAAGGACAAATAGGTAAAAGAGGTCCTTTTCCGTAATTAAATTCggtcccaccaccaccaccatgttATTAGGTGGCGGAAGCCAACAATTTTGAAGGCAGTTTCATCAGCCCACCAAACAACTGATCAGATTTCGCCGCAGCCGTCCGATCTCGGAATTCAAAGTGAAGCACCATGCTCACTTGCCTTGTTTCGTAACACCTTCcccactctctctctcgctctctctctcgatcGACGCCACCTCGCCCTCTTCGCCTCTCATGTCTCGCACCGCCTACGACGAAGGCGTCGCGCCAGCGAACGTCCAGCTCGCCAACGGGGAGCATGCCCGCCGGACGCGGGAGGGCGGCTGCTGGAGGTCCGATCCACCTGGCCTCCGTCGGGTGCCTGAGGAGTGGAGGCGGCTCCGACGGTGCCTCGAGGCCGCAGCCAAAGGTTTCGCTATAGGCGCCGGCCTGAAGGGAGGACTCGCGTTATTCTCGGTTCTTGTGCGACTGAGGAGCCGCAGATCCTTGAGGTCTTCCGCCAGGTTTGGCCGCACAGGTTTCTCAAGTCCAATACGTACCTGGACTTTGTTGATTGCTTGATTGTTTTTGGCGCTTTCATTTCCAGAAAGGCGGGGGTTTTCACGAATAAGGAGGCTGTGGTTGTGGCGTTGGAGGAGACGTTGAGATATGGGATGTTTCTGGGAACCCTTGCAGGAACATATGTTTCGGTGGACGAAGTTATTGCTGCATTAGGTGGGCACAAGAGGTAGGTGTTTCGGAGTTAGTCCTTTGTTCTTTAATCTTAGGTGCTTCATGGTCTGATTGCTTTAGTTATGATTTCCAATTTCCAATTTGCATGTATGCATGTCTGTGTGACTTTATATCTTCGCTGTTACTTTCCTCTTCGCATCCTCCTGCAGCCATTTATTTCGAACTTTATCTTGTTCTTTCTATTTGGgccctattgaagatgtttttttTCTTATACATATGTCCTCCTAGACTTCATATGCTATAAACTTTGTGTTGTGGAGTTCAAGTGCTTCGTCTTTTAATGGTTGAATGATGGAGACCAACGTCGGTGGTGGTTGCCTAGTAACACATCTTGGAATGTTGTTGCCATGAAGTATTTGTAAATCTTTCTAAGCAAAAGCCTCGCAGGGAAAGGCTAACAAGTAATAAGGTTAAATTACTCCAAGCTGGTTACTCAAGCTGTTAAGCTATAGAGATTAGCAAAATATCAAATTCGTCTTCTATTGTCCATCCTGTCTGCGTTGGTTATCTCTAAGTCAAAGCATCAATGGAAGCTCCACATAAAACACAAACAGAATGAGACTCTCTTCCGTGATCTATAATTAATACATGTAGTCGTGCATGTTAACCATAACTTTGTGTTGTCTGTGGTTTTACACACTTTGAGACCATATCTTAAGGGTGTCAAGGGAAATAATGATTGATGTTTTTATATTTAAACTTCAAGCCATAATAGAACTTCTTTTCTTGTTTTGCTTCAGAACTGCAAGATGGAGGTCGTTACTAGCAGGGTTGATTGCTGGTCCATCAATGCTCTTGACCGGACCAAATAAACAACACACTAGCTTGGCTATATACATTCTTATGCGTGCTGCGGTATTGGCATCACGTTGTGGGATAAAGAGCAAACTATTTGGTGGTGTTTGTAGACCATTGACTTGGTCACATGGTGACATATTTCTTATGTGTCTCGCCTCTTCACAGATCTTGTATGTTtgattttatgaaattatttcatttttatttatCTGGTATTTAATTTTGTTTGAATTTATGATTATGTCATTATACATTAACAATTTTTCTGTGGAAGTTTGTAACATAATATTATAGTTTATTGTTGGATCTAGAATTAAAAGAGAATCAATCAGTTAAGCTGAGAAAACATGCTCAAATTATGAGTTTGATACATTGGGATGATTAAATCTGCTGGTCATGTTAGATCAAGAACCTAGACCAAAGCAACAGCTCTTATTGTACACATATTCACTTAAATGACCTATAATTCTTTATTTGTTTAAATGATATTTCTTCTATGTACAGATTTATGATATCTGCCAGTCGAACACAAGCATTATAAGTTATGACACTTAAGTTTGAAATGTCAAATGGTCTAGCTTTATGAAGAAATACCAATGGAAACTTACTCTTGGTAGGCTGCCTCATTTGTTTAGTTGAAATTTGTTATTTCAAGCTTCTTATTTCCATCAAAATGTTTTCCTTTAAAAGATTTGCTTTTCCACTACAGAACTTCTTTTAGTAAAGATGCATGATCTGGCGAACATGAACTGAAGCACCAAAAATTATTTACTTTACAACTCCATTCCTTGTTAAATGTTTTGAGTGTGTTTTTGTACCTTGATCCTTGTCAGATTTTTGAAAAATGGATGCGGTCAGGTGGTTTGATATGCCTTCTCATGATGCTTCTCATCATATATAAAAGATTTATCTGCTTATTACATAAGAGATTTATCTACTTAATTCCATTAATCTTTTCTTATATACTTTAGAATATGATTCTGGTGGTCTTTGCCAGGCCTGCTTACATTCTGAAGCAAGACAGCTTGCCATCATCATACAAGTCATTTCTTCATAAGCATGGTGGAAAGGATGCTGTTATTCTGCAAAGTATGAGAGAAATTGCATCCAatatttgtttttctaatttagaTGGGGTTAAGAAGTATTACAAGTCCATCGGTGTTGATGTGAAGCTAGATCCTAATATGAATGTCCCATGCTCGGTATGCATTACTgtcttaatttttaaattatttgtcACATCAGGAACTCCTGTTTGATCTTATGGTTTCTCTTTCATCTTTGTATGTGAATCTGTTCCATTTGTGATATTGGTGTATCTTATTTTGTTCAGCATATAATGCTATAAATGAGAGATCTAATCACTCACTAACAAATACCTTTCATCAATTGGTTCTTATCATGCCTAGTTCTTAACTCCCTTGGTAATAGGCACTTGTATTTATTTCATCAGAGCAATCTTGGTTTCTAACATATGCTGGAGCATGGCTTCTCAAGTATTATGTTCAAACCCATTGTTATGCAATCTTTATATCAGCATCCAGGCCTTTTCCTTTTAGTATTGAGTCAGATCTTATGTATAACTAACTTTTTGTAATATTTAGGCCTCAAAATCCAGAGGCTGCTgcatctgtgatgaaggttgggaTGATCTCATTtatgtaaatattttaattttgatacCCTGATTGGATCTTATACATATTAAGTGTAATTTTGTAATGTTAAGTCCTCAAAATCCAGAAGCTGCCCCCATTGGAGGTCGGCATGATCTAATtgtgtaatttttttaatttaattgacTGATCAGAACTTAAGTACAAGATTCAAAGATCTTTGAGGCTATCTGAAAATAGAAAGCTGCAGCTGCTCTGCTATTGCAGGAAGGAGAGAAGTAAAATGTAGTTAGAAGATAGGAAAAATTCTGAAGGAAGAGACAAATGAATGAAGAAGTGGAGAAGGAAAAGAGATAATCAATGGCTTGCAGCTAGAAAATACTTGTCTGTAAAATTACAAAAAAGTTATTTATACATAGGCTCTGACCCTGGTGTTGTTTATTGGTGAACATGCACTCTTCATTTACATTTGGCCTATTGATCAACTCTAATTGGACTTCTAAAGTAGGAAAGTTG from Musa acuminata AAA Group cultivar baxijiao chromosome BXJ1-3, Cavendish_Baxijiao_AAA, whole genome shotgun sequence encodes the following:
- the LOC135583956 gene encoding uncharacterized protein LOC135583956, encoding MSRTAYDEGVAPANVQLANGEHARRTREGGCWRSDPPGLRRVPEEWRRLRRCLEAAAKGFAIGAGLKGGLALFSVLVRLRSRRSLRSSARKAGVFTNKEAVVVALEETLRYGMFLGTLAGTYVSVDEVIAALGGHKRTARWRSLLAGLIAGPSMLLTGPNKQHTSLAIYILMRAAVLASRCGIKSKLFGGVCRPLTWSHGDIFLMCLASSQILPAYILKQDSLPSSYKSFLHKHGGKDAVILQSMREIASNICFSNLDGVKKYYKSIGVDVKLDPNMNVPCSIVHGNQSCFEHFITFLFQEYGRALPVYLPVYLVPALVVHRQGLWKRPYTILGKSLLGTARSSLFLSVYCASAWAWTCLLFRLFKRCNIPMVVIGTFPTGLALLIEKKSRRTEISLYCLARAIESFCTCLADAGVFPQASKLKRADVIVFSFATAIIMHCYAQEREVFRSKYLNVLDWVFGVPPPYDDEHCKKS